The genomic stretch TGGCGATATCGCCCGGCGGCTCGGCATCGGTGATCAGCACATCGAACTGCTTCAGGTCGGCAACGTGAACGAGCGACATGCAGGCAAATTTGGAGGCATCGCAGAGCACCACCTTCTGCGTCGAGCGATTGAGGAAAACGCGCTTCATCTCCGCATCATCGAAGGAGTAGTCGTAGATGCCATGCTCGGTCAGTCCGGAAATGCCGATAAAGGCAATGTCGAACCAGAGGGCCTCGAATTCCGCGATCGCCGAAGGTCCGGAGATCGACATCTCGTCGCCGCGCATGCGCCCGCCCGGAAGATAGACTTCCGCAAGTCCTTCGCCGAGGAAGAAGGCGTTGCGCACGGAACTGGTGAAGATCTTGGTGTGCTGGCGGTCCTGAAGCCGGCGGGCGAGCAGCAATGCCGTGGTGCCGACATCGAGCGCTATCGTGCGCGCGCCGGCGGAAAGCGCCTCGGCTTCCGCCGCGATCGCCTGTTTTGCAAGCGCGTTCTTGACGGTCCTGAGCTGGAAGGGCGGTTCGCCGGGAAGGGCTGAGGCCGGCGCGGGCTCTGCCGCCTGTTCGGAGCGCACGGCGCCGCCATGGGTGCGGGCAAGCTTGCCTTCCTTTTCCAGTTCGGCAAGGTCGCGGCGGATGGTCATCTCGGAAACATTGAGTTGCCCGGCAACATCGGAGACCGACAGCGCGCCGAATTCGGCGAGAACATCGAGGATGCGCGCATGGCGCACCTGCGCGAGAACCTTGGTCTTTTCTCCCTGTCCACCCTGCAAGACGGCTCCTTTCGAGATGATCGAGATCCCGGCCAGCGCCGCTTTGGCTGCGGCGGGCCGATCCATTCTGATCTTCATGAGTAGCAGCAGGATCGAACAAATTCAAACATTATTTTCTCTTGTTGTGTATGTTTTTGTTGATATATGATCGAACGAAACAAGCAGGGGAACGAAAAATGACTCACCCGATCTTTCCGGAGCTCGAAGGCCGCAAGGCCGTCGTCACCGGCGGCGCCACCGGTATCGGCCGCGCCATTGTCGAGGCGCTGAGGCGCCAGAAGGTGGATGTCGCTCTGTGCGATATCAATCCCGAAGCAGCCGAGAAGACCGCGGCCGAGACCGGTTCTGTTGCCGTTCCGGTTGATGTGCGCAAGCGCGAGTCAGTTGAGCAAACCTTTGCGGAGGCGGAAGAAAGGCTCGGCGGTTTCGACATGCTGTTCGCCAATGCCGGCGTCTCGACCATGCGGCCCGCGCTGGAACTGACCGACGAGGAGTGGGATTTCAATTTTGACGTCAACACGCGCGGCATCTTCCTGACCAACCAGATTGCAGGCCGTCGTTTCAAGGCCAATGGCAGAGGCGTGATCGTCAATACGGCCTCGCTTGCCGCCAAGGTGGGCGCGCCGTTTCTCGCGCATTATTCGGCAAGCAAATTTGCGGTGCTCGGCTGGACGCAGGCGCTGGCGAAAGAGCTTGCCGGTGACGGCATCCGCGTCAACGCCATCTGCCCGGGCCTCGTCAAGACATCGATGCAGGACCGTGAGGTTGCCTGGGAAGCGGAGCTGCGCGGCATGACGCCGGAGGCGGTGATCGCCGACTACATCGCGCAGACGCCGCTTGGCAGGCTGGAAACGGCGGAAGACGTCGCCGATGTGGCCGTCTTCCTCTCCAGCAATTCCGCCCGCTTCATGACCGGGCAGGGCGTGAATGTCACCGGCGGCATCTACATGACGTGAGACCGCTTTGCGGACAGTCCTAAACTGACGACGAACGAGCGGGAAAGCGCATGGCAGACATCATCTTCGACGGCATCGGCAAGCGCTATCCGGACGGCTTCGCCGCGATCGCCAATCTCGATCTTCATATCAGGGACGGCGAGTTCCTGGTCCTCGTCGGTCCATCCGGTTGCGGCAAGTCGACCGCGCTCAGGATGATCGCGGGCCTTGAGGATATCACCGACGGCCGGCTGATCATTGACGGCGTGATCGCCAACAATCTCGCCCCGCGCGACCGCGATATCGCCATGGTCTTCCAGTCCTATGCGCTTTATCCGCATCTGAATGTCGAGGAGAATATCGGCTTCGGTCTCAGGGTGCGCGGCGCGGAAAAGAAGGCGCTGGCCGAGAAAGTGCGCCAGACGGCCGAACTGCTGGAGCTCTCCGAGCATCTGAAACGCAAGCCCGGCCAGCTTTCCGGCGGTCAGCGCCAGCGCGTTGCCATGGGCCGGGCGCTGGTGCGCGACCCGAAGGCCTTCCTCATGGACGAGCCGCTGTCCAATCTCGATGCGCGGCTGCGCGGGCAGATGCGAACCGAAATCGCCCGTCTGCAGAAGCTGACCGGCGTCACCACAGTTTATGTGACGCATGACCAGGTGGAGGCGATGACCATGGGAGACCGGGTTGCCGTCATGCGCCACGGTGTTCTCCAGCAGCTCGATACGCCGCGCGCGCTCTACGATACGCCTGCGAACCTTTTTGTTGCCGGCTTCATCGGCGCGCCCTCGATGAACTTCATGGCCGCCGATCTGGCAGCAACCGACGGCGGCATGGATGCGAGGGTCGGGCCATTCGATTTCCTGTTCAGTGCGGATGATCTTGCGGCACGGCCGGGCCTCGGCCGCTCTGCTGGCGACCGCGTGATCCTCGGCATCCGGCCTGAAATGTTCACTCCGGTCGAACATGGCGAAACTGCGGTCAACACCGTGACCGGCGAAATCATCTTCGTCGAGGATCTGGGCTCCACGCTTCTCGCCCATGTCGACATCGGCGCTGCCGATGGTAGCCTGCGCGAGATCGGCGATGACGGCGAGGATGACGGCGCGATTTCGGCCCCGCGGCTGCGCGTCGTGCTGGATGGCCAGATGCGGGTGAAGGCCGGCGAAACGATCACTCTTGCCGTCGATGCCGCGCATATCCATGTCTTCAACGCCCAGACGGAGGCGGCGATCCGGGGGTGAAGGCGCGTGCGTCCCTTTGGACGCGCCCTAATCTATTGAATCTGCGCATCGTGCTTTCCGAAAATCGATTCCGATTTTCGGGCCGATGCACTAGGCCCGCCGGTCCATCGAGCGCGAGACCAGCAGAACTGGGATCAGGCCGGCGAGAATGATGATCAGCGCGGGTACGGAGGCGCTTTCGACCTGGGCGCGCGAGGCGTCCTCATAGACGAGGGTGGCCAGCGTATTGAAGTTGAATGGACGCAGCAGGATGGTTGCCGAGAGCTCCTTCAGCGTCTCGATGAACACCAGAAGCGCGGCCGTCCACAGCGCCGGGCGCATGTTTGGCAGCAGCACGGAAAACAGAGCCGTTGCCGGTGAGCGGCCGAGCGTGCGGGCGGCCATGTCGAGGCTCGGTGAAAGCTTCTGGAAACCGGCATCAACGCTGCCTTCGGCCATGGCAAGAAACCTGACCGTGCAGGCATAGACAATGGCAAAGCCGCTGCCTGAGAGGATCAGTCCGCTGGAAATGCCGAAACGGGTCCTCAGCGCGCCGTCCACGGCGTTGTCGAGCCCGGCCAGCGGGATCAGCACGCCGATGGCGAGCACCGTTCCGGGAATGCCGTAGCCGAGCGATGCCAGCCGTGTGACCGAACGGATCTTTGCGTCCGGATAGGTTCTGACCGCATAGGAGAGCGTCAGACCGAACATGACGGCGATTGCGGCGGCAAGTCCGGCAACGGCAAGCGAGGTGAAAAGCGCCTGAAGCAGACGCTCCGAGAGGAAGTCTTCCAGCCGTTTGAGAGCGAAATCGGCCAGCACCAGGGCAGGGATGGCGAAGCCGATGATGACCGGCAGCAGGCAGGCAAGACTTGCCAGAAACGCGGCAAACCCCGAGAGACGCTGACGTTCGCTCTTGCCGGTCACCGAGCGACCGGCGCTGTAGCGCTGATTGCGCCTCGCGATCCGCTCCAGCAGGATCAGCGCCAGCACGAAGACCAGCATGATCGCCGAAAGCTGGGCAGCGCCGGCGAGGTTGCCGCGATTGAGCCAGGTCTCGTAGATCGAGAAGGTGAGCGTGTTGACGCCCAGATACTGTACGGCGCCGATATCGTTGAGGCTTTCCATCATCACCAGGGTGAGGCCGACCACGATCGCCGGCCGCGCCATGGGCAACTGCACGGAACGGAACACCCGAAACCGCCCGGCGCCGAGCGTGCGCGCCACCTCCGCCGCGTTGCGCCCCTGCATGGAAAACACCGACCGCGCCGTCAGATAGACATAAGGGTAAAGCACCCCCGACATGACCAGCACCGCGCCGCCGAGCGACCGGATGTCGGGGAAATAATAATCCCGCGCAGATTGAAAGCCGAAGACGGCCCGGTAAAGCGTCTGCACCGGACCGGTAAAATCGAAGAATTCGCCGAAGGCATAGGCCGCAAGATAGATCGGCATGGCAAGCGGCAGCACGAGCGCAACCGACAGGAACCGCCTGAAGGGAAAATCGAAGGAGACAACCAGCCATGCGGCGACCACGCCGATGGAGCCGGTGACGAGCCCGTTGAAAACGAGAAGCCAGAAGGTGCGGCCCGCAGCCCGCGGCAGGACGGTTTCCGCAAGATGGGTGATCGCCGAAAAATCCGAGGAGAAGGCGAGCCAGACGATCGCCGCCAGCGGCAGGAGCATCAGCGCGCAGATGAGGCCGGCCGCTAGCGGCAGGGGGCGGAGCGCGCGTCGTCGCGATCGACGAGAAGAGGTCGCGCTTTCGGCGAGGTCAAGGGCCATGCTGTCCGGTCATCGCTGATGGACGCTCTCTCAAGCGCCAAAGTTGACAAGTTTCGACCGGTTTTATGACCTGCCGTCAAAATGCGCAATATGTCCGCTTGCCGCAGCTTTTCCGGGCGGCAACAGGAAGGCCTGCCGGAAGCGCGCTTGTTCGTCCGGACGCAAAGACGGCATGCGCTAGTAATGAAACGGCCGCGCTTCCTTCACCGGCAGGAAAACCTCGACCAGCATGCCCTCGCTCGGAACGGCATGCACCAGAAAGCGCGCGCCGAGGCCTTCGGCAAGCTTGCGCGCCTTTTGCAAGTGCTGGTTCTCCGCTTCCCTGCTCTGGCCGCGGGGAGCGCCGGCCCTTCGCCGGCCCGGAGCGATGCCATTGTCGCGAAAGCGCAGCACGGTCTCCCCGCTTGCCGAGGCCGCCGTGGAAACGACCACCTGGCCGCCTGCCGGCGTGAACTGTACGGCGCCGTTGAGAAGCTCGGAGGCCATTTCCTTCAGCGTCTCGGTGTCGCACGGCGTCTTGGCGAGCACAGGCGAAAGGGCCGCGCGGATGATGATCCGGCGCGCATTGGCGCGCGGTTGCACCAGGCTTACGGCCTCCGCCACCGCCTCGTTGATCTGCGCGGTTTCATGCGCGCCGGAATCGGCCAGCGGGGCGGGTCTGCGGGGCTCGTTGCCCGGCGGCGTTTCCGCCTCGGCCTGTGACGGCGCGCTCTGCTCCGGTTCCGGCTCGCCGAGCAGCCGTCCGACGATGGAGCGCGCCTGGCGGCTCTTGGCGGTGATTTCGCGGGCAAGGGCGTGGTAACGGTTGTCCCCGAGCGTGCCGAAGGGCTGGTGATCCATGGTCTCCGACAGGGAGATGATGGCATCGAGCGGCTGACGCAGTTCGTAGCGCAGCGCCGAGCGCACGGTGTCCCGCTCCTCTTCCGCCTCTTTCGCCTCGCGCCGGGCAGCCCGCAGATCCTCCTCACGACGTTTGAGCGAGGTGATGTCGCGCAGGATGACGCAGACGCCGCCCGACTGCGGCAGGCGCCCAAGCGTGATGAACAGCGGAATGAGGCCGCCGCCCGCTTCCCGCCCGATCACCTCGAGCCCTTCGGGCACAACATCGCCGCCGCGTCGCTCAAGCAGGCGGCTGACCTGGGTTTCC from Martelella sp. AD-3 encodes the following:
- a CDS encoding DeoR/GlpR family DNA-binding transcription regulator → MDRPAAAKAALAGISIISKGAVLQGGQGEKTKVLAQVRHARILDVLAEFGALSVSDVAGQLNVSEMTIRRDLAELEKEGKLARTHGGAVRSEQAAEPAPASALPGEPPFQLRTVKNALAKQAIAAEAEALSAGARTIALDVGTTALLLARRLQDRQHTKIFTSSVRNAFFLGEGLAEVYLPGGRMRGDEMSISGPSAIAEFEALWFDIAFIGISGLTEHGIYDYSFDDAEMKRVFLNRSTQKVVLCDASKFACMSLVHVADLKQFDVLITDAEPPGDIARALAKAEVEIRIASPARRMAS
- a CDS encoding SDR family NAD(P)-dependent oxidoreductase — translated: MTHPIFPELEGRKAVVTGGATGIGRAIVEALRRQKVDVALCDINPEAAEKTAAETGSVAVPVDVRKRESVEQTFAEAEERLGGFDMLFANAGVSTMRPALELTDEEWDFNFDVNTRGIFLTNQIAGRRFKANGRGVIVNTASLAAKVGAPFLAHYSASKFAVLGWTQALAKELAGDGIRVNAICPGLVKTSMQDREVAWEAELRGMTPEAVIADYIAQTPLGRLETAEDVADVAVFLSSNSARFMTGQGVNVTGGIYMT
- a CDS encoding ABC transporter ATP-binding protein, translated to MADIIFDGIGKRYPDGFAAIANLDLHIRDGEFLVLVGPSGCGKSTALRMIAGLEDITDGRLIIDGVIANNLAPRDRDIAMVFQSYALYPHLNVEENIGFGLRVRGAEKKALAEKVRQTAELLELSEHLKRKPGQLSGGQRQRVAMGRALVRDPKAFLMDEPLSNLDARLRGQMRTEIARLQKLTGVTTVYVTHDQVEAMTMGDRVAVMRHGVLQQLDTPRALYDTPANLFVAGFIGAPSMNFMAADLAATDGGMDARVGPFDFLFSADDLAARPGLGRSAGDRVILGIRPEMFTPVEHGETAVNTVTGEIIFVEDLGSTLLAHVDIGAADGSLREIGDDGEDDGAISAPRLRVVLDGQMRVKAGETITLAVDAAHIHVFNAQTEAAIRG
- a CDS encoding iron ABC transporter permease, with translation MLLPLAAIVWLAFSSDFSAITHLAETVLPRAAGRTFWLLVFNGLVTGSIGVVAAWLVVSFDFPFRRFLSVALVLPLAMPIYLAAYAFGEFFDFTGPVQTLYRAVFGFQSARDYYFPDIRSLGGAVLVMSGVLYPYVYLTARSVFSMQGRNAAEVARTLGAGRFRVFRSVQLPMARPAIVVGLTLVMMESLNDIGAVQYLGVNTLTFSIYETWLNRGNLAGAAQLSAIMLVFVLALILLERIARRNQRYSAGRSVTGKSERQRLSGFAAFLASLACLLPVIIGFAIPALVLADFALKRLEDFLSERLLQALFTSLAVAGLAAAIAVMFGLTLSYAVRTYPDAKIRSVTRLASLGYGIPGTVLAIGVLIPLAGLDNAVDGALRTRFGISSGLILSGSGFAIVYACTVRFLAMAEGSVDAGFQKLSPSLDMAARTLGRSPATALFSVLLPNMRPALWTAALLVFIETLKELSATILLRPFNFNTLATLVYEDASRAQVESASVPALIIILAGLIPVLLVSRSMDRRA